A genomic stretch from Telmatocola sphagniphila includes:
- a CDS encoding DUF1592 domain-containing protein translates to MASTATHGSSTAQNADGLSGEFKSNIQPLLQKYCLGCHSTKLKKGSLDLERFTSVDLIRRDLKPWQQLIEQIEAREMPPKDHAQPKSEEIKKILSWTHDVLETEARAKSGDPGYVPLRRLSNAEYDYTIRDLTGVDLRPTREFPADGAAGEGFTNAAESLTDISPTLLNKYLNAAKDISERVVLLPEGFRFSPSKARRDWTDESTAALRGFYASVVPPDGSLDFAPYLRATIRYRDQILNQKISLAEVAVKEKLNARYLSKLWMTLVSKPKTMPLQEIAAEWFTATEQDANKLINDIASWQTKLWKTAAVGSYMRNTDSGYAVNLSRQHSNDPKVSETVLLKLAVKTSPGQSDVVINLIADSLSPEIPGDVVWEKPRFEGAGKPTLLLKDYPNYAAQFEVDYTTLFADTEKYLRAVHTLANDPKNNLEDVAQKNGLDAAFLKRWVEVLSLEPASKTAAVKSIPAVPLQLMTEKNPNNPEQPAIKGWHKKDSDLPVLVSNSSNVVAQIPGRVSAHGVSVHPLPREFVAVSWKCSQDSEYEVSGLVAHAHPTCGNGVSWWLEHRHGERAIVLGKGNLDLGKAIRLPLQMVKLLAGDSLVLAVDARDANHVCDLTEIDLKIQDRKQPTQKWILSADVADTVLQGNPHPDKYGHADAWSFVYGPSKVPSAKPVIPTDSILGQWVKAAGDPEAQKDLDSLANKVQRMLTGPLPKDTKDPNRQLYERLESGDSPLFKQVDILRLAKPAKSPKAYALAAKRFGKQKGNIELDDGSLLTANQEIISMTLPARLFEGREFVVGGRSLSKDSLVQLRVSANASGHLKVWDGSSRLLAAPSNANYHRLQEGYQEFRNLFPLFTCFPQVVPTDEVVSLKMFHREDEPLLRLFLSQEQRQQIDRLWEIHRFVSRQAIAENNYLPQFIGFVTQDQPKEMVAFFEGQRPAFQRRADELMKTREAAILSQMNSLMEFASRAFRRPLQNKEIQDLRVLYQKIRNKGADHEEAFRSVLSRILVSPAFLFRIEKASAGKSATKIDDWELATRLSYFLWSSAPDAELRSLAEKQSLRDPNVLVAQVQRMLKDERVRALAIEFGTQWIHVRGFDELSEKNEKLFPTFDANLKSAMYEEAILLFKDLFQNHRSNTQLLDADFTYLNEILAKHYGIPGVQGGNWRRVEGVRKYGRGGLLGLASVQTKQAGASRSSPVLRGNWVIETLLGEKLPRPLANVPKLPESEGDGGLTIRQQVEKHAKDASCAACHIRIDPFGFTMEKFDPIGRYREKDLAGLPIDTKATLKDGTRLDGIDGLRNYLLTEKKDIFVRLFCKRLLGYALGRSVALSDEQLLDEMVREMNRNQGDISTAIQVIVRSSQFGMIRGADYGD, encoded by the coding sequence GTGGCTTCCACCGCTACTCATGGAAGTTCCACTGCCCAAAATGCCGATGGACTCTCCGGGGAATTCAAATCGAACATTCAGCCGCTGCTCCAAAAATACTGCTTGGGATGTCATTCGACCAAGTTGAAAAAGGGAAGTCTGGATCTGGAGCGATTCACTTCAGTCGATTTAATTCGCAGAGATCTCAAACCTTGGCAGCAGCTCATTGAGCAAATCGAAGCACGAGAAATGCCCCCCAAAGATCATGCTCAGCCCAAGAGTGAAGAAATCAAAAAGATTCTGAGTTGGACGCACGACGTTCTGGAAACAGAGGCCCGCGCGAAATCTGGCGATCCCGGCTATGTGCCGTTAAGGCGATTAAGCAATGCCGAGTACGATTACACGATCCGTGATCTGACTGGGGTGGATCTACGTCCTACTCGGGAGTTTCCCGCGGATGGGGCGGCCGGTGAAGGTTTCACCAATGCAGCTGAATCATTGACCGATATCTCGCCGACCCTTCTGAATAAGTATTTGAACGCCGCCAAGGATATTTCCGAGCGCGTGGTATTGCTGCCGGAAGGGTTTCGTTTTTCGCCCTCTAAGGCTCGCCGGGATTGGACCGATGAATCGACGGCGGCCTTACGTGGGTTCTACGCTTCTGTCGTTCCTCCCGATGGAAGTCTCGATTTTGCGCCTTACTTGCGAGCCACGATTCGATATCGGGATCAAATATTGAATCAGAAAATTTCTCTGGCTGAAGTGGCCGTGAAGGAAAAACTCAATGCCCGCTATCTCAGTAAACTTTGGATGACATTGGTTTCCAAGCCGAAGACGATGCCGTTACAAGAGATCGCCGCCGAGTGGTTTACTGCTACCGAGCAGGATGCCAACAAGTTGATCAACGACATTGCATCCTGGCAGACTAAGCTCTGGAAGACGGCTGCGGTCGGCAGTTACATGCGGAACACCGACTCTGGCTATGCAGTGAATTTGTCTCGTCAGCACTCGAATGATCCTAAAGTTTCCGAAACGGTTTTGCTCAAGCTGGCAGTTAAGACGTCACCTGGGCAAAGCGATGTAGTAATCAATCTGATTGCCGATAGTCTCTCACCCGAAATCCCAGGCGATGTAGTTTGGGAAAAGCCGCGTTTCGAGGGAGCCGGAAAGCCCACCCTGTTACTGAAAGATTATCCCAACTATGCCGCTCAGTTCGAAGTGGACTATACAACGCTTTTCGCAGACACCGAAAAATACCTTCGGGCTGTTCACACCCTCGCAAATGATCCCAAAAACAATTTGGAAGATGTGGCGCAGAAAAATGGATTGGATGCCGCATTTCTGAAACGTTGGGTTGAAGTTCTGTCGTTGGAACCCGCGAGCAAAACAGCTGCTGTTAAATCCATTCCCGCCGTGCCACTGCAGCTGATGACCGAGAAGAACCCGAATAATCCTGAACAGCCTGCCATCAAAGGTTGGCATAAAAAGGATTCGGATCTTCCGGTTTTAGTCTCCAATTCCTCTAACGTAGTGGCTCAAATCCCGGGAAGGGTTTCTGCCCATGGAGTTTCAGTTCACCCCCTGCCCCGCGAGTTTGTCGCGGTCTCCTGGAAGTGCTCGCAGGATTCGGAGTATGAAGTTTCGGGCCTTGTTGCACATGCTCACCCCACTTGCGGCAACGGCGTCTCCTGGTGGCTCGAACATCGTCACGGCGAACGAGCAATCGTTCTCGGAAAAGGCAATCTCGACTTGGGCAAAGCGATTCGCCTCCCTTTACAAATGGTCAAGTTACTCGCTGGGGATTCCCTGGTTCTGGCGGTGGATGCCCGTGATGCGAATCATGTATGCGATCTCACGGAGATCGATCTGAAAATTCAGGATCGCAAGCAACCCACTCAGAAATGGATTCTCAGTGCGGATGTGGCCGATACAGTATTGCAAGGCAATCCTCATCCCGACAAGTATGGACACGCCGACGCCTGGAGTTTTGTGTATGGGCCCTCGAAAGTACCCTCTGCCAAGCCAGTGATCCCTACTGATTCGATTTTGGGACAGTGGGTGAAAGCTGCTGGCGACCCGGAAGCTCAAAAGGATCTTGATTCACTGGCGAACAAGGTTCAGAGAATGCTGACTGGACCGCTTCCCAAGGATACCAAAGACCCCAATCGGCAGCTGTACGAACGACTCGAGAGTGGAGACAGCCCGCTATTCAAGCAAGTCGATATCCTTCGATTAGCAAAACCTGCAAAATCCCCAAAAGCTTATGCTTTAGCCGCGAAGCGATTCGGAAAGCAAAAGGGAAATATCGAACTTGATGATGGATCCCTTCTGACCGCGAACCAGGAAATTATTTCCATGACTCTGCCAGCCCGACTTTTCGAGGGTCGCGAATTTGTAGTAGGTGGTCGTTCCCTCAGTAAGGATTCTCTCGTTCAACTGCGAGTGAGTGCGAATGCATCGGGGCACTTGAAGGTATGGGATGGTTCGAGTAGGTTGCTCGCTGCTCCGAGCAACGCCAACTATCATCGGTTACAAGAGGGGTATCAGGAATTTCGCAACCTCTTTCCTCTCTTTACTTGCTTTCCCCAGGTCGTTCCGACGGACGAAGTGGTTTCGTTGAAGATGTTTCATCGCGAAGATGAACCGTTATTGAGGTTATTTCTATCACAGGAGCAACGGCAGCAAATTGATCGACTCTGGGAGATACATCGCTTCGTCAGCCGACAAGCAATCGCGGAGAACAATTATCTGCCGCAATTCATCGGTTTCGTAACGCAGGATCAACCCAAGGAGATGGTAGCCTTCTTCGAAGGCCAGCGCCCGGCTTTTCAGAGGCGAGCGGATGAATTAATGAAAACTCGCGAAGCCGCTATTTTAAGCCAGATGAATTCTCTGATGGAGTTTGCGTCCCGGGCATTTCGAAGGCCCCTTCAGAACAAGGAAATCCAGGATCTTAGGGTACTCTACCAGAAGATTCGGAACAAAGGTGCAGATCACGAAGAAGCGTTTCGAAGTGTCCTCAGCCGAATACTGGTTTCGCCGGCTTTTTTGTTCCGGATTGAAAAAGCGAGTGCGGGTAAATCCGCCACGAAAATTGACGATTGGGAACTGGCAACACGCCTGAGTTACTTCCTGTGGTCTTCGGCTCCGGATGCGGAACTGCGATCGCTTGCTGAAAAACAATCCCTTCGCGATCCTAACGTTCTTGTTGCTCAAGTGCAACGAATGCTCAAGGATGAAAGGGTGCGAGCTCTGGCCATCGAGTTTGGGACACAATGGATCCACGTTCGAGGTTTCGATGAACTGAGTGAAAAGAACGAAAAGCTCTTCCCCACTTTCGATGCCAATCTCAAATCGGCTATGTACGAAGAAGCGATTCTGCTCTTCAAAGACCTCTTCCAAAACCATCGCTCGAATACTCAGTTACTGGACGCCGATTTTACCTATCTGAACGAAATCCTGGCGAAACACTACGGTATTCCGGGAGTTCAAGGTGGAAATTGGAGACGAGTGGAAGGAGTTCGCAAGTATGGTCGAGGAGGTCTGCTGGGCCTCGCCAGTGTTCAAACCAAGCAAGCGGGAGCTTCCCGTTCCAGCCCCGTACTTCGGGGCAATTGGGTCATAGAAACTCTGCTGGGAGAAAAACTACCCCGTCCCCTCGCGAATGTGCCAAAACTCCCCGAATCGGAAGGCGATGGCGGCCTAACGATTCGGCAGCAGGTGGAAAAACATGCGAAGGACGCTTCCTGTGCTGCATGCCACATTCGAATCGACCCCTTTGGTTTCACAATGGAAAAGTTTGATCCGATCGGCCGTTATCGCGAGAAGGATCTGGCTGGACTTCCCATCGACACGAAGGCGACCCTCAAGGATGGTACGCGCCTCGATGGCATAGACGGTTTGCGGAATTACTTGCTCACTGAGAAAAAGGATATTTTCGTACGGCTGTTCTGTAAAAGACTTCTGGGTTACGCCCTGGGCCGTTCGGTGGCCCTGTCGGATGAACAACTTCTGGACGAAATGGTGCGGGAGATGAATCGAAATCAAGGAGATATCTCCACGGCGATTCAAGTGATAGTTCGAAGTTCGCAATTTGGAATGATACGTGGAGCGGATTACGGCGACTGA
- a CDS encoding DUF1552 domain-containing protein: MNTIQPLSRRSFLKGVGVSMALPWLESVPVWGDDKQKNSASEPPVRFACLFSGNGFHSREWWAKGEGKDMQLGKVLDPLLPHRDKVLFLRGLYNQEALIGGIHSCQTGNLLTGAHLSPAGEIKSGVSCDQVVAERMKSQTKVPSLVLGCEPSIAAIHKNYSMIYSSHISWSSPTTPTPLELYPSLAFDRLFRDQVGRADKSVLDAVIEDSNGLRKNISKSDQHRLDEYLSSVREVEQRIDQAGKAGRLQGWRPTLTKPDIPRPADGVPQDIDQHMRLMCDIMVLAFRTDTTRVCTLKLNNDHSSLRFPHLKVDYMIHHLLSHTDGDDWLKVNRFFLQQLAYIADKLDKVQEGERTLLDNSMILYCSSMMTGNHNNDQLPVVMVGRGGGQIKTGRILDYSNKPNRKMCSLYLSMMDKSGVHLDSFGDSKERLAEI; this comes from the coding sequence ATGAACACAATACAACCGCTTTCACGCCGATCTTTTTTGAAGGGTGTGGGCGTCAGCATGGCTTTGCCCTGGCTGGAGTCCGTTCCTGTTTGGGGGGATGATAAACAAAAAAATTCAGCTTCTGAACCTCCAGTCCGATTTGCATGCCTCTTTTCCGGTAACGGCTTCCATTCCCGAGAATGGTGGGCGAAGGGCGAAGGTAAGGATATGCAACTGGGGAAAGTTCTGGATCCTCTGCTGCCGCACCGCGACAAAGTGCTATTCTTGCGAGGGTTATACAATCAGGAAGCATTGATTGGTGGTATACATAGCTGCCAGACGGGAAACCTGCTGACGGGAGCTCACCTCTCTCCCGCGGGCGAAATCAAATCGGGTGTCAGCTGCGATCAGGTCGTAGCCGAGCGCATGAAATCGCAGACTAAAGTTCCGAGCCTTGTTCTTGGGTGCGAACCTTCCATCGCGGCCATTCACAAAAATTATTCGATGATTTATAGCTCGCACATTTCCTGGAGCTCTCCTACCACTCCCACACCGTTGGAACTCTACCCGAGCTTGGCTTTCGATCGGTTGTTCCGAGATCAGGTGGGACGCGCCGACAAAAGCGTGCTGGATGCCGTGATCGAAGACTCCAATGGTTTACGCAAAAATATCAGTAAGTCGGATCAGCATCGACTCGATGAATATTTATCGTCCGTTCGGGAAGTGGAGCAACGGATCGATCAGGCAGGCAAAGCGGGACGGCTTCAAGGATGGCGACCCACCCTCACGAAACCCGATATTCCTCGTCCGGCAGATGGCGTTCCGCAGGATATCGACCAGCATATGCGGCTGATGTGCGATATTATGGTGCTGGCTTTCCGAACCGATACGACTCGCGTTTGCACGCTGAAATTGAATAACGATCACTCCTCGCTGCGATTTCCGCATCTGAAAGTCGATTACATGATCCACCACCTATTGTCGCACACGGACGGTGACGACTGGTTGAAGGTCAATCGTTTTTTCCTGCAGCAACTCGCTTATATCGCCGATAAGCTCGATAAAGTTCAGGAGGGCGAGAGGACCTTACTCGACAACAGTATGATTCTCTACTGTTCGAGTATGATGACGGGGAATCACAACAACGATCAACTCCCCGTGGTCATGGTCGGTCGCGGGGGAGGTCAGATCAAAACGGGCAGAATTCTCGATTACTCGAATAAGCCGAATCGCAAAATGTGCAGCCTGTATCTCTCGATGATGGACAAATCCGGCGTTCATCTGGATAGCTTTGGCGATTCAAAAGAGCGATTGGCGGAAATTTGA
- a CDS encoding 3-hydroxybutyrate dehydrogenase: protein MKPTILITGAGSGIGRGLAVSLAAQGHFVGITDFRTEAAQETCDIVRNQGHQAEALGLDVTDLTQISQMLAQNWPISVLINNAGLQCISTLEEFPIEKWDLLTSVMVKGTFQMTQALLPGMRERGFGRLIHIGSIHSLVASPFKSAYVAAKHAIVGFSKTVALETGNCDITSNVLCPAYVRTALVEKQIADQARTRNISEQEVVEKVMLAPCPKKRFIEIEELVWAVNFLISPLARNITGQTLVIDGGWTAQ from the coding sequence ATGAAACCGACAATCCTGATTACCGGCGCGGGGAGTGGTATCGGTCGCGGCCTTGCCGTAAGTCTAGCCGCCCAAGGACATTTCGTTGGGATAACCGATTTCCGGACAGAGGCCGCGCAGGAAACTTGCGATATCGTTCGAAATCAAGGGCACCAAGCGGAAGCGCTGGGACTCGACGTGACGGACTTAACACAGATTTCACAAATGCTGGCTCAAAACTGGCCTATCAGCGTTCTAATTAACAACGCGGGATTGCAGTGCATCTCCACTCTGGAAGAATTTCCCATCGAAAAATGGGATCTGCTCACCTCTGTTATGGTGAAAGGAACTTTTCAGATGACACAGGCGTTGTTGCCCGGAATGCGCGAGCGGGGCTTCGGCCGATTGATTCACATCGGCTCCATCCATTCTCTGGTGGCATCGCCCTTCAAATCCGCTTACGTCGCGGCCAAACATGCAATTGTCGGCTTTTCCAAGACGGTGGCTTTGGAAACTGGCAACTGCGATATCACCAGCAACGTCCTCTGCCCTGCCTATGTCCGAACCGCTTTGGTAGAGAAGCAGATTGCCGATCAAGCCCGAACGAGAAACATTTCGGAACAGGAAGTTGTCGAGAAAGTCATGCTGGCGCCCTGTCCCAAAAAGCGATTCATAGAAATAGAAGAGTTAGTATGGGCTGTGAATTTTCTGATCAGTCCGTTAGCCCGCAACATCACGGGCCAAACCCTGGTCATCGATGGCGGTTGGACCGCTCAGTGA
- a CDS encoding FHA domain-containing serine/threonine-protein kinase: MPKQILVLDATNRSHFFLALKDGKLSAGGSIDQPEIVLSNLKILNLECEVELEDEPIVVSSSTNKNLADLGADLQPNSKWQFEHLEILYRKNTRAEIVPEGNRNASKNGTDTNKPLRKRLLVIEGADSGKAFPLNDPGRTTIGNNQKTADIVLHDLYVARMHCEILVKDDRITVTHLVGKGGTLVNTQEVMQADLQIGDVLRVGNTQLRYDIGVVDTPIKGDADKDLKLTDTPSTDLKDPIVQTGTDLNPPLPADADSDPILKLTGQKIGHFILESLLGRGLTSAVYKAKDCKTDEIVTLKVMSSEFPDNDTELQNFIKALRVVAPLRHAHLVSLFTAGKSGHLCWIAREYIEGENLGSLIERQVREGKHRWKNACRLAIHLGRVLDYLEQRKVVHANLIPANVLIESETKNAKLADLMLDQAIAGSQLGKSILEKQHMLEIGYRAPEQLKELQPVDNCSNMYALGAMLYTMITGSTPFKGTNAADLIRNMKESRPAKPSQQVRELPLHFENAIFKLLAFNREERFQCAAEFLEIVEPLAHMHEVI, encoded by the coding sequence ATGCCGAAGCAGATACTTGTTCTGGATGCCACCAACCGATCCCATTTTTTTCTAGCACTCAAAGACGGGAAATTGAGTGCCGGTGGTAGCATCGATCAACCGGAGATCGTACTCTCCAATCTAAAAATTCTTAATCTGGAATGCGAGGTAGAACTCGAAGACGAACCTATTGTCGTCTCCAGCAGCACAAATAAGAATCTGGCCGATCTGGGAGCGGATTTGCAACCGAATTCCAAATGGCAATTCGAACATCTGGAAATCCTCTACCGAAAAAACACCCGTGCAGAAATAGTTCCCGAAGGCAACCGAAACGCCTCCAAAAACGGCACCGATACGAATAAACCCCTGCGTAAGCGTTTATTGGTGATCGAAGGAGCCGACAGCGGGAAAGCCTTCCCTCTGAATGATCCGGGCCGAACGACGATAGGAAACAATCAAAAAACAGCCGATATCGTTTTGCACGACCTTTATGTGGCCCGAATGCACTGCGAAATTCTGGTGAAGGACGATCGGATCACCGTAACGCATCTGGTGGGTAAAGGCGGCACGCTCGTCAATACTCAGGAAGTGATGCAAGCGGATTTGCAAATCGGAGACGTGCTTCGAGTCGGCAACACGCAACTTCGTTACGACATCGGCGTAGTCGATACGCCGATAAAGGGGGATGCCGATAAGGATCTCAAGCTCACCGATACACCGTCCACGGATTTGAAAGATCCTATCGTTCAGACAGGCACGGATCTAAACCCACCTCTTCCCGCCGATGCGGATTCCGACCCGATTCTCAAGCTGACCGGTCAAAAGATTGGCCATTTCATCCTGGAATCGCTGCTCGGCCGCGGCCTGACCAGCGCGGTTTATAAAGCCAAGGATTGCAAAACCGATGAGATCGTGACTCTGAAGGTGATGTCGAGCGAGTTTCCCGATAATGACACGGAACTTCAGAATTTCATCAAAGCTCTGCGAGTGGTTGCTCCTTTGCGACACGCCCATCTGGTGAGCTTATTCACGGCTGGAAAATCCGGGCATCTCTGTTGGATTGCCCGGGAATATATCGAAGGTGAAAATCTCGGTTCGCTCATCGAACGGCAAGTGCGTGAGGGGAAACATCGCTGGAAGAATGCCTGTCGATTAGCCATTCACCTCGGAAGAGTGCTCGACTACCTCGAACAGCGTAAGGTGGTTCACGCCAATCTTATTCCCGCTAACGTACTGATCGAGAGCGAAACCAAAAATGCGAAACTTGCGGATTTGATGTTGGATCAGGCCATTGCCGGTTCGCAACTCGGTAAATCAATTCTCGAGAAGCAGCATATGCTCGAAATAGGTTATCGGGCTCCGGAGCAACTTAAAGAGTTGCAGCCGGTGGACAATTGCTCGAACATGTATGCGCTCGGGGCCATGCTCTACACGATGATCACGGGTTCGACGCCATTCAAGGGCACGAACGCCGCGGATCTGATTCGGAATATGAAAGAGTCTCGTCCGGCAAAGCCAAGCCAGCAAGTTCGAGAGCTGCCATTACATTTCGAAAATGCCATCTTCAAGCTTCTCGCGTTTAATCGCGAGGAACGCTTTCAATGTGCAGCCGAATTTCTGGAAATCGTCGAACCTTTGGCACACATGCACGAAGTGATTTGA
- a CDS encoding DUF1501 domain-containing protein, producing the protein MIDKNLQIQDRLNRRIFLQRSAGGLGTLALASLLGQNRDIRGQGTNNSFQIPAKAKRIIYLFQSGAPSQMDLFDPKPQMEKRRGEDLPASIRMGQRLTTMTSGQAKFPIAPSIFKFKQQGKSGLWLSEILPHMSNVADEFCMIRSMNTEAINHDPAITFIQTGSQLAGRPSIGSWLSYGLGSENKDLPAYVVLTSFGSGRPDDQPLYDRLWSAGFLPSKHQGVKFRNKGDAVLYLSNPQGMDKEDRRSTLDRLAALNNQQFEKLGDPEIQTRIAQYEMAFRMQTSVPDLLDLSKESKKTLEMYGPDVHRAGSYAANCLLARRLAERNVRFVQLFHMGWDHHGGLPNAIRGQCRDTDQATAALITDLKQKGLLEDTLIVWGGEFGRTIYSQGSLTSTDYGRDHHPRCFTTLLAGAGIKKGTVIGETDDFCYNVTKDPVHVHDLNATILHLMGVEHERLTYRYQGRDFRLTDVHGNLVKQALS; encoded by the coding sequence ATGATCGATAAGAATCTGCAGATACAAGATCGGCTCAACCGACGGATATTTCTCCAACGCAGCGCCGGCGGTTTGGGTACGCTCGCTCTGGCAAGCTTGCTGGGCCAGAACAGGGATATTAGAGGGCAGGGCACAAATAACAGTTTCCAGATACCGGCGAAAGCCAAACGCATCATTTACTTATTCCAGTCCGGCGCTCCTTCTCAGATGGATCTTTTCGATCCTAAACCACAGATGGAGAAACGGCGAGGCGAAGATCTGCCGGCGAGTATTCGGATGGGTCAGCGTTTAACCACAATGACCTCCGGCCAAGCCAAATTTCCTATTGCCCCGAGCATATTCAAGTTCAAGCAGCAGGGGAAAAGCGGCCTGTGGTTGAGCGAAATCCTTCCGCATATGTCCAACGTGGCCGATGAGTTCTGCATGATTCGCAGCATGAATACCGAGGCCATCAATCACGACCCGGCCATTACTTTCATTCAAACCGGGTCGCAGCTCGCTGGTCGACCAAGCATTGGCTCCTGGCTCAGCTATGGGCTGGGTTCTGAGAACAAGGATCTCCCGGCTTACGTGGTGTTGACTTCGTTCGGCAGCGGCCGACCTGACGATCAGCCCTTATACGACCGACTCTGGAGTGCAGGATTTCTCCCCTCGAAACATCAGGGCGTCAAGTTTCGCAACAAGGGAGATGCGGTTCTGTATCTCTCGAATCCTCAAGGCATGGATAAAGAGGACCGACGATCGACTCTCGACCGACTGGCCGCTCTGAACAACCAGCAATTTGAAAAGCTGGGAGATCCGGAAATTCAAACTCGGATCGCTCAGTACGAAATGGCGTTTCGAATGCAGACCAGCGTGCCGGATCTGCTCGATTTATCCAAGGAATCCAAAAAAACGCTCGAGATGTACGGCCCCGACGTTCATCGAGCGGGCAGCTACGCGGCGAACTGCCTGCTGGCACGGCGGCTGGCCGAAAGAAACGTCCGTTTTGTGCAACTGTTTCACATGGGGTGGGATCATCATGGCGGTCTTCCGAATGCAATTCGAGGCCAATGTAGAGATACCGACCAGGCGACCGCAGCCCTCATCACCGACCTGAAACAGAAGGGCCTTTTAGAAGACACTCTGATAGTGTGGGGAGGAGAGTTCGGCCGGACGATCTATTCGCAGGGCTCGCTTACTTCGACGGATTACGGCCGCGATCACCATCCGCGTTGTTTTACCACGTTATTAGCGGGGGCAGGCATCAAGAAGGGGACAGTGATCGGGGAGACGGATGATTTCTGCTATAACGTGACAAAAGATCCCGTTCACGTTCACGATTTGAATGCGACGATATTGCATCTGATGGGCGTCGAACACGAACGATTGACTTATCGTTATCAGGGACGGGATTTCCGACTTACCGATGTCCACGGCAATCTTGTGAAGCAGGCATTAAGTTAA